The Apibacter raozihei DNA segment TTATAGCCCCCAGACTGTTATCTTTAGAACCATCGTTAACAAAGAGAATTTTAGTTTTTTTATTAGCATTATTTATGTAGGCTTGCATTTCTTTAACTACACGCTCGAGATTATCTTCCTCGTTATAAACGGGAATAATAATCGTTAGTTCGTATCCCATTAAAATACCTGATTATTATTTTATATAAAATTATTATTTTTTTTTAAATTACACCTACAAATTCAAGTTAAAAAAAGCTGACAAACGACATTTTATTTGTTGTACGAATGGCTTAACTTTGAATAAATTTAATAATAACATAATTAAAAAATACAAAAACATGAAAGTAACTGTAGTAGGTGCCGGAGCCGTTGGAGCCACTTGTGCCGATAATATTGCAAGAAAAGAAATTGTTGACGAACTGGTAATTGTTGATATAAAAGAGGGATTTGCCGAGGGAAAAGCTTTGGATTTGACCCAGACCACTTCTCTTTTAGGTTTTGATACAACTATAACCGGAAGCACCAATGACTATTCTAAAACGGCAGGCACCAGTGTTGCTGTAATAACTTCAGGTATCCCCAGAAAACCTGGAATGACCCGTGAAGATTTAATCGGAACCAATGCAGGAATTGTTAAAGAAGTTGCTTCCAATATTTTAAAATATTCTCCGGATGCTATTTTAGTCATCATTTCCAACCCTATGGATACGATGACTTACTTAGCTCTTAAATCTTTAGGTTTACCTAAAAACCGTGTAATAGGTATGGGAGGTGCCTTAGATTCTTCTCGTTTTAAGACTTATTTATCTTTAGCCAGTGGTGCTTCTCAGAATGATATTCAAGCTACGGTTATCGGCGGACATGGAGATACGACTATGATTCCTTTAACACGTCTGGCTTCTTGTCAGGGAGTGCCTTTCTCTAAAATATTAACTAACGAACAACTTGATAAAGTCGCTGCAGACACTATGGTTGGTGGAGCTACTTTAACTAAATTATTGGGTACTTCTGCATGGTATGCACCGGGTGCTGCCGGAGCTGCCGTAGTGGAATCTATCATCCGTGATGAGAAAAAAGTGATTCCTTGTTCTGTATTTCTGGAAGGTGAATATGGTGAATCTGATATTTGTATTGGTGTTCCTGTAGTTTTAGGTAAAAACGGTATTGAAAAAATTGTAGAACTGGATCTTAATGATGATGAAAAAGCGAAATTTAAAGCTTCTGCTGATGCCGTAAGAAATATGAATAATGTATTACATGAAATGAAAGTTCTCTAAGAATTTTCGTTACTATATTTCCATTCAATAAAAAAACAGCTTACATGGTAAGCTGTTTTTTTTATTATTGAAGAATTCTTTATTTATTATCGTGGAAAATTAATACTTATTTCTTATAAATATTTTATCTTTTAAAAATACCCGATAAATTTAATAGTATTTTTAATAAACCAATACTATTATCGAATTAATATTTACTTATTATCTTATTTAAATTATACTTATGTTTTTACATCTAAGGCTTTTTATTCAGTATTAATATATTTTAATATTATCTCATTAAACCTTACCAATAAAATTTAATAAAAACATTAGTCAATTTCTTCAATTAGACGATTTACTAATTCCTGACTAAATTTTCTTAACTTTAATTCGTAAGAGTTCAAATAATTGTTTAAAAAGTTTTTAGGTTTAGTATTTTTAGCATTATCAAACATGACATATTCCGGTTCTTTAAAAATGGGCTGTCCCAGATTATTATATAATTTTTTACTTTTTGCAAAAGGAACCATGGTAGACGATGAGCCTTCACTGTAGTTAGAATAATCTATATTTTCTATAGTAATCCTTCCTTTTTTTTGAATTTCACCAAATTTTTCACTTAAAAGCTTATAATCTACGATTAGATTTGAAATATCTGATTCTGCTTCTCCTTCTCTGGATGTTATATTTATTAATATTATAAGGAGTACTCCTTTACTGAATTTTATATTAAAATAATTGGGAATACTTTTTACCGTTAATTCAATTTTCCTACCATGTAATTTTTCTTTTAATGAGTCTGTACCTGAATAATCTTTAATGTAACGATTTACTAAGCCTATCGGAATGGATTTTAAACTAACCTTATATTCGCTTTCACCTCCCCATGCTATAATATAGGGATAAATGGCTGTTCTTATTTTTTGTACTGCAAATAAGGTGTCTGTAAATTCTTCATTAACAATACTTACATTATTTTCTTTTAACCGGTTATCATAATTTTTCAAATATGCATAACGACTGTTAAGTGAATCCGTCAGGAACTTTTCACCTTTGCATCCGGTTAATAGTAGTAAAAGAACAAGAACACAAAATAAACGGTAGGCACCCATATCTTTATTTTTTTTAAAAATACTATTAATATTTAAAAATCAGAAATGATTTTAATCATAGGTAATAAACAATTTTTCAAGCAAAATCACTAGCATGCTACGTTTTTACTAATTGATTGTTTTTTTAAGAGTGGAAATCTTAATTTTGCGAAAAAATTATATTAGAAACAATAATTAATGGAAAACAAATCGATAGTCTTAAATATTCATGATAAGCCTAAGTTCTTACAATGGTTTACACTAAGCTTTCAACATCTTTTTGCTATGTTTGGATCGACAGTTTTGGTACCTACACTTACAGGAATGGATCCTGCAGTAGCCTTGGTATCTAGCGGATTAGCCACCCTTGCATTTATAGCTATTACTCAGGGAAAAGTTCCTTCGTATCTGGGTTCTTCATTTGCTTTTATAAGTCCTATTATAGCTATTAAAGCAGCCTCAGGTGCAGAAGGAATAATGGTCGGAAGTTTTATAGTGGGATGCATATATGCTCTTATTGCCCTAATCATAAACCGTACAGGGGTTTCCTGGTTAATGAAATTACTTCCGCCTATTGTAGTAGGTCCAATTATTATGGTTATTGGGTTAAGCCTTTCATCTACAGCGATAGATATGATTACTAATAATTCGGGTTCTTATGATATTAAGTTTGTTGCCGTAGGTTTAATCAGTTTAATAATAACTATTATAATAGCCATTTTCACTAAAGGTTTTATTAGTGTTATTCCTGTTTTGATAGGAATTGTCGGAGGCTACTTATTTTCAATACCTATGGGTCTTGTAGATTTTGAACCGATCAAAAACGCTGCATGGTTTCAAATTCCTAATTTTGAAATTCCATTTTATACTTTTACTCCACATTTTTCATGGTCTATTTTTTTGTTGATGGCTCCTGTAGCCATTGTTCCCATAGCTGAGCACATCGGACACCAATTAGTTCTGGGTAAAGTTATTAACAAAGATTTAGTTAAAGACCCGGGCCTAGATAAATCCCTTTTCGGTGATGGTATGGCTACCATTATAGCTTCTGTAATTGGCGGGCCTCCTAATACGACTTACGGTGAAAACATAGGCGTTCTTGCAATTACGAGAGCTTACAGTATATATCTTTTTATAGGGGCTGCTATTTTTGCTATCGGTTTTGGCTTTTGCGGGAAGATAGCTGCTTTACTTAAATCAATTCCGGTTCCTGTCATGGGTGGAATTTCAATACTGCTGTTCGGTATTATTGCTTCGAGCGGCTTACGTATGGTGGTAGACAGCAAGGTAAATTTCGCTTCTAAGAGAAACCTTATCATATCATCCGTCATTCTCGTTTTAGGTATCGGGGGGGCATCCATTCATCTCGGAAATTCGTTTTCACTAGAAGGCATGGCTTTAGCATCCCTTACCGGTGTTATGCTTAACCAAATTCTTCCGGGGAAAGAAGTAGTTAATTTTGATTCCATGTTTAAAGAGTAACTACTATACATCTTATTTTTTCTTAGATTTACGCATATTTATTTTTATATATCATGACCGTACCAGAACTTTACTCTCTATATCTGCAATCTTCAGGAATTACAACTGACAGCAGAAAAATAAATAAAAACCAACTATTTTTTGCTTTAAAAGGTGATAATTTTAATGGAAACCTTTATGCTTCACAGGCAATGGAGCAAGGCGCGTTAGCCTGTGTAGTAGATGAGCAAAAATATGCAGACCCTCAGAAAGGAATTTTTTATTTTGAGAATAGCTTATTTGCTTTACAGAACCTTGCCAGACATCACAGAAAACAACTCAATATACCTGTTATAGGTATCACCGGGAGTAATGGTAAAACGACTTCTAAAGAACTTATTGCTTCTGTTTTAAAGGAAAAATATAACGTTTTGTTTACCCAGGGGAACTTAAACAATCATATTGGTGTTCCACTTACTGTATTATCTATTCAGCCTAAGCATGAAATAGCTATCATAGAAATGGGAGCCAATCATCAGAAAGAAATAGAATTATTGGCTGGTATTTCCATGCCTGATATAGGTTATATAACCAACTTTGGCAAAGCTCACCTGGAAGGATTCGGAGGATTTGAGGGAGTTATTAAAGGCAAATCTGAACTCTATGCTTTTCTGAAAGAATCTAATGGTACTGCATTAGTTAATACAGACGATCCTAAACAAGTTGAATTAACCCAAGATATTAAACAAATCACATTTGGTTCAGAAGGAGTTTATAGGTTTGGTTTGAAAGAATCTGATCACTTTGTCAGTGTATCTTATAAAGATAGCATATTCAATTCACAACTCACAGGTATTTATAATTTTTCAAACATCTGCGCAGCTGCCAGCCTTGGCTTTTATTTAGGATTAACAGCTTTTCAGGTTAAAAATGGAATTGAAAATTATCAACCTCGCAATCAACGTTCTCAGATAGTTAAAAAAAATGGTGTCAGGCTATTATTAGATACCTATAATGCTAATCCTAGCAGCATGGAAGCTTCATTGAAAAATTTCTCTTCTTTTGAAGGCTCTAAAGCAATTATTATAGGGGATATGTTTGAGCTGGGAGATAGCTCCGCAGATGAACATCAAAAAATTGCTGAATTAGCTCAAAATTTGAATTTTGAATATATATTCTTAGTAGGAAGTAATTTTTCCACAACCACTACTACGGCTTCTCAAATTAAAAAATTTAAGTCTACGGAAGATATGAGTAATTATTTAAAAAATAATTCTCTTACATCCGAAAACATTTTATTAAAAGGTTCCAGAGGTATGGCTCTAGAAAAATTAATTGATTTTATTTATTAATTATGATTATTTACAATCCTAAAGGTTGGTTTTCTTTTGTTTTTAAAATATATAAAGCGGATACTATTACCAAGCTATGGCCTATGCTGGTAGTAACCGGAATTTTTGCTTTTATCATAGCTTATGTAGAAATTAATTATATAGAAATTGATAAAATGAAAGCTTCCAGCTATGTGACCGTAGGACAAAGTCTTGTGGGTTTCGTACTATCCTTGGTATTGGTTTTCAGAACCAATACAGCTTATGATCGCTGGTGGGAAGGAAGAAAGTTATGGGGACAATTAACAAACATTTCCAGAAATCTGTCCATTAAGCTTAATGCCTTGCTCCCTTCTCATGATAAAGAAAACAGGGAATTTTTCATTAAATATATCCCTTTATTTGCACAGATTCTTCACAGACATTTAACCAATGATACCACTCGTTATACTTTAGATGAGCATGAAAATTCTGATGATACAACAGAATTTCGATACTCTCCAAGTCAGGTAGCCGTTAAGCTAACTCATAAAATTGTTCAATTAAACAAAGAAAATATACTTACAGGTGAACAATTATTGTTTATTAATCAGGAACTTAAAGGTTTTATGGATGTTTGTGGAGGCTGTGAGAGAATAAAAAATACGCCTATCCCGTTTTCCTATGTTTTATTTATCAAAAAGTTTATTGCTTTGTACGTATTTAGTATGCCTATAGGATATGTTATAAATTTAGGATATTGGGTAGTCCCTCTGGTAATGTTTGTTTTTTATGTACTTATTAGTTTGGAACTGGTAGCAGAAGATATTGAAGATCCATTTAATAACGGAGATAATGATATACCTACAAAAAAAATTGCTGAGAACATAAAAAAGAGTTGTTTAGACATTCTTGCAAAAAATAAATAATAAAAAAAGCTATCCTTTGCGGATAGCTTTTTAAACATAGCTTATAAATTTAATTTTATTTTAAACCTAATTTAGCTTTTACTTCGTCTAAGATGTTTGGACCTGCAGCATAAATAAGTGAAGGCTGAGATGTATCAAAAACATAAAGATATCCTTTAGCTTTAGCTACATCATTTACAGCATTCTGAGCTTTTTTAGTGATTGGATCATATAAATCATCTTGTTTTTTCTCTAATTCTTTAGCTGCTGTTTCTCTCAAAGCCAACAGGTTTTGATTGTCTTTCTGAAATTCTTCCTGATATTTCTGGAATTCTTTTTCTTGCTCTGCTTGAGGTTTTTTAGCTATTTCATCCTGAATCTTCTGATATTTAGCCGTAAAAGCATCTTCTTGTTTTTTTAGTTCTGCTTTTTTCTGATCTGCTAAAGTTTTTAATTGATCGTCAGCTGATTTTTTTTCTGGCATTAAATTCAGTAATTCGATGGAATTAAGGTGAGCTATATTCTGAGCTTTAGCTAACTGGAAAACTCCTGCGAATACTGTTAAAAGGAATACGAATGTAATTTTCTTCATTTTATTTCGCTTTTTGATATTATTAATTAATTATTCTCTTGTTTCTTTTTTTTTGGAACATACTTACTGCCGTATCCAGATTTTTGCTTGGTTTCGGTAGTAGATGTTTCTTTAGTTTCCACTTCTTTTGATTCTGCTTCTTCTTCTTTTACCGATTCTTTAGTTTCTGTTTTTTCTTCTGTCTTTTTAACCTCTTTCTTTTTTGGTACATATTTATTACCATATGAAGATTTGGTATCTGAACTTGTAGTTTTCTTTTCTGTAGTTTTTACCGTACTATCCTTTGCCTTTGTATCGGAAGTCTTAGTATCCTTATCTGAGTTTTTCTTAACCTCTTCGGATTTTACCTCCGTTTTTTTTATTTCTTTCTTTTTAGGTACGTATTTACTACCATATCCTGATTTTTTGGTTTCAGCTTCTTCTTTTACTTCTTCCCCTTCATTTAACTGAATGTCTTCCCTGATTGATTCACTATCTTCAACTGATTCCTGATCCATTTCCTGATTAGCATTCTGCTTGCTTTTAGGTACATACTTGCTACCATATCCGCTTTTAGATTTGGATGTTGATGTTGTGTTTTTATTTCCTGAATTTTTAGCTTCTTTATTAGATTGGCTTTTCTTAGAAGAATCTGAATTTTTCCCTGAACTTCCTGGCTTGTTATCTTTTTCAGAATCAATGCTAATTCCTCCCAATTGTTTGATAACTTTATCTGTTAAATCATATTTGGAGTCTGTAAACACCATGATTAAATCAGAAGACTTATCAAAAATAAAATTATATCTGTCTTTAGCTGCTAAAGTATTAATAGCATTCCAAATTTGATCCTGTAACGGTTTAATCAAATTGCGACGTA contains these protein-coding regions:
- a CDS encoding OmpH family outer membrane protein, whose amino-acid sequence is MKKLILYTLILLFFSQINAQKMGYVDTQVILKQMPQYQQSEDRLNAEVKKWQNEILSKQSNLDKLRTEYENEKVLLTEEQRKTKIAVIDSTEKGLNSYIEKKFGANGESISLRRNLIKPLQDQIWNAINTLAAKDRYNFIFDKSSDLIMVFTDSKYDLTDKVIKQLGGISIDSEKDNKPGSSGKNSDSSKKSQSNKEAKNSGNKNTTSTSKSKSGYGSKYVPKSKQNANQEMDQESVEDSESIREDIQLNEGEEVKEEAETKKSGYGSKYVPKKKEIKKTEVKSEEVKKNSDKDTKTSDTKAKDSTVKTTEKKTTSSDTKSSYGNKYVPKKKEVKKTEEKTETKESVKEEEAESKEVETKETSTTETKQKSGYGSKYVPKKKKQENN
- a CDS encoding solute carrier family 23 protein, whose protein sequence is MENKSIVLNIHDKPKFLQWFTLSFQHLFAMFGSTVLVPTLTGMDPAVALVSSGLATLAFIAITQGKVPSYLGSSFAFISPIIAIKAASGAEGIMVGSFIVGCIYALIALIINRTGVSWLMKLLPPIVVGPIIMVIGLSLSSTAIDMITNNSGSYDIKFVAVGLISLIITIIIAIFTKGFISVIPVLIGIVGGYLFSIPMGLVDFEPIKNAAWFQIPNFEIPFYTFTPHFSWSIFLLMAPVAIVPIAEHIGHQLVLGKVINKDLVKDPGLDKSLFGDGMATIIASVIGGPPNTTYGENIGVLAITRAYSIYLFIGAAIFAIGFGFCGKIAALLKSIPVPVMGGISILLFGIIASSGLRMVVDSKVNFASKRNLIISSVILVLGIGGASIHLGNSFSLEGMALASLTGVMLNQILPGKEVVNFDSMFKE
- a CDS encoding OmpH family outer membrane protein; translation: MKKITFVFLLTVFAGVFQLAKAQNIAHLNSIELLNLMPEKKSADDQLKTLADQKKAELKKQEDAFTAKYQKIQDEIAKKPQAEQEKEFQKYQEEFQKDNQNLLALRETAAKELEKKQDDLYDPITKKAQNAVNDVAKAKGYLYVFDTSQPSLIYAAGPNILDEVKAKLGLK
- the mdh gene encoding malate dehydrogenase; this encodes MKVTVVGAGAVGATCADNIARKEIVDELVIVDIKEGFAEGKALDLTQTTSLLGFDTTITGSTNDYSKTAGTSVAVITSGIPRKPGMTREDLIGTNAGIVKEVASNILKYSPDAILVIISNPMDTMTYLALKSLGLPKNRVIGMGGALDSSRFKTYLSLASGASQNDIQATVIGGHGDTTMIPLTRLASCQGVPFSKILTNEQLDKVAADTMVGGATLTKLLGTSAWYAPGAAGAAVVESIIRDEKKVIPCSVFLEGEYGESDICIGVPVVLGKNGIEKIVELDLNDDEKAKFKASADAVRNMNNVLHEMKVL
- a CDS encoding UDP-N-acetylmuramoyl-tripeptide--D-alanyl-D-alanine ligase; protein product: MTVPELYSLYLQSSGITTDSRKINKNQLFFALKGDNFNGNLYASQAMEQGALACVVDEQKYADPQKGIFYFENSLFALQNLARHHRKQLNIPVIGITGSNGKTTSKELIASVLKEKYNVLFTQGNLNNHIGVPLTVLSIQPKHEIAIIEMGANHQKEIELLAGISMPDIGYITNFGKAHLEGFGGFEGVIKGKSELYAFLKESNGTALVNTDDPKQVELTQDIKQITFGSEGVYRFGLKESDHFVSVSYKDSIFNSQLTGIYNFSNICAAASLGFYLGLTAFQVKNGIENYQPRNQRSQIVKKNGVRLLLDTYNANPSSMEASLKNFSSFEGSKAIIIGDMFELGDSSADEHQKIAELAQNLNFEYIFLVGSNFSTTTTTASQIKKFKSTEDMSNYLKNNSLTSENILLKGSRGMALEKLIDFIY
- a CDS encoding bestrophin family protein, which gives rise to MIIYNPKGWFSFVFKIYKADTITKLWPMLVVTGIFAFIIAYVEINYIEIDKMKASSYVTVGQSLVGFVLSLVLVFRTNTAYDRWWEGRKLWGQLTNISRNLSIKLNALLPSHDKENREFFIKYIPLFAQILHRHLTNDTTRYTLDEHENSDDTTEFRYSPSQVAVKLTHKIVQLNKENILTGEQLLFINQELKGFMDVCGGCERIKNTPIPFSYVLFIKKFIALYVFSMPIGYVINLGYWVVPLVMFVFYVLISLELVAEDIEDPFNNGDNDIPTKKIAENIKKSCLDILAKNK